The following coding sequences are from one Bradyrhizobium sp. WSM471 window:
- a CDS encoding S24 family peptidase → MLDAAMIERGLEKTGKSKGGLAAAMGVRPGAVSEILGGERLVKASEIIPIMEYLELNLAPIMGRVGAGAVIEPDYEQVPPEGLGDIALPFPIMEETIAFEIVGDSMLPKYESGDVIVVYKDQRHPLSSFYGEEAVVRLKTGERYLKTIERGKSPSVVNLSSFNAKQIVGVKLEWVGEICLSMPKGQLERLRAKSARPRKRSK, encoded by the coding sequence ATGTTGGACGCTGCGATGATCGAACGGGGCCTGGAAAAGACGGGCAAGAGCAAGGGCGGCCTGGCGGCTGCCATGGGCGTACGCCCCGGCGCAGTTTCGGAGATCCTAGGCGGCGAACGCCTGGTGAAGGCTTCGGAAATCATTCCGATCATGGAATATCTCGAGCTCAATCTCGCGCCGATCATGGGCCGGGTCGGGGCCGGTGCCGTGATCGAGCCGGATTATGAGCAGGTTCCCCCCGAAGGCCTTGGCGACATCGCGCTGCCCTTTCCGATCATGGAGGAGACCATCGCATTCGAGATCGTGGGCGATTCGATGCTGCCCAAATACGAGAGCGGCGACGTAATCGTAGTCTACAAGGACCAGCGCCATCCGCTGTCGAGCTTCTACGGCGAGGAGGCCGTGGTCCGGCTCAAGACCGGCGAGCGCTATCTGAAGACCATCGAGCGGGGCAAATCCCCCTCCGTCGTCAATCTCAGCAGCTTCAATGCCAAGCAGATCGTCGGCGTGAAACTGGAGTGGGTCGGCGAGATCTGCCTGTCGATGCCCAAGGGGCAGCTGGAGCGGCTGCGCGCCAAGTCGGCGCGCCCTCGCAAGAGGAGCAAGTAG
- a CDS encoding alpha/beta fold hydrolase: MKKVFAVLAFLCVLGVGQYFVVSRFAIRHEDLTLFDAARQRPIAVEIAVRRDYETKANLGLWKLPLAIISNGNTVKATEYSFLANVLAARGYLVASIQQDLPSDPPLMTKAGQPYVGRREVYIRCEANILFTLGELKRRQENADYDHITLVGHSNGGDVSMYVAHQHPELVSKVITLDNLRVPFVLSDNMKILSFRSKDPHFVTDPGVLPTPEEAKARGIDIIHTGAQHTEMSDRGPDAVKEKIQATLDRFLRDSASSALAPADTRSPMIMNPGDY, translated from the coding sequence ATGAAAAAGGTGTTTGCAGTTCTGGCGTTTCTCTGCGTCCTCGGCGTCGGCCAGTACTTCGTGGTCAGCCGGTTCGCGATCCGCCATGAGGATTTGACCCTGTTCGACGCCGCGCGCCAGCGGCCGATTGCGGTCGAAATCGCTGTGCGGCGTGATTACGAGACCAAGGCCAATCTCGGCCTCTGGAAGCTCCCGCTCGCCATCATCAGCAACGGCAATACCGTCAAGGCCACCGAATATTCCTTCCTCGCCAACGTGCTCGCCGCACGCGGTTATCTTGTCGCCAGTATCCAGCAGGATCTGCCGAGCGATCCGCCGCTGATGACCAAGGCCGGCCAGCCATATGTCGGCCGGCGCGAGGTCTATATCCGCTGCGAGGCCAACATCCTCTTCACCTTGGGCGAGTTGAAGCGGCGGCAGGAGAACGCCGACTACGACCACATCACGCTCGTCGGGCATTCCAACGGCGGCGACGTTTCGATGTATGTCGCCCATCAGCACCCGGAGCTGGTGTCGAAAGTGATCACGCTCGACAATCTGCGGGTGCCTTTCGTGCTTAGCGACAACATGAAGATCCTGTCGTTCCGCTCGAAGGATCCGCATTTCGTAACCGATCCCGGCGTGCTGCCGACGCCGGAAGAGGCCAAGGCGCGCGGAATCGACATTATCCACACTGGCGCACAGCATACCGAGATGAGCGATCGCGGTCCCGACGCTGTCAAAGAAAAGATCCAGGCGACACTCGACCGCTTCCTGCGGGACAGCGCCAGCAGCGCGCTCGCCCCGGCCGATACACGAAGCCCGATGATCATGAACCCCGGCGACTATTAG
- a CDS encoding phasin produces the protein MIEPKLEVPAELRDLAEKTIDQAEKAFGMFFEAATKSMTTVPGAGADVSKQALAFTEQNMKSAFEHARKLVHATDLQEAMRIQSDFLRSQFTSAGDHMRQMTGSLMQPGKGKS, from the coding sequence ATGATCGAACCGAAGCTCGAAGTTCCGGCCGAACTGCGTGACCTGGCCGAGAAGACGATTGACCAGGCGGAAAAGGCATTCGGAATGTTTTTCGAAGCCGCCACCAAATCGATGACGACCGTTCCGGGCGCGGGGGCGGACGTGTCGAAGCAGGCGCTCGCTTTCACCGAGCAGAACATGAAGTCGGCGTTCGAGCATGCCCGCAAGCTCGTCCATGCCACCGACCTTCAGGAGGCGATGCGAATCCAATCGGATTTCCTGCGCAGCCAGTTCACCAGTGCCGGAGACCACATGCGCCAGATGACCGGCAGTCTCATGCAGCCGGGGAAGGGCAAGTCCTGA
- a CDS encoding cytochrome c produces MHRHLRRICLLVAMASSMGTLSALAADADHGADLARRWCASCHVVANGQTQASADVPSFASVARRPDFSSERLAFFLLDPHPKMPNFPLSRTEAGDIAAYIASLR; encoded by the coding sequence ATGCACCGGCATTTGAGACGAATTTGCCTGCTGGTTGCAATGGCCTCGAGCATGGGCACGTTGTCCGCTCTCGCCGCCGATGCAGATCACGGCGCCGATCTTGCGAGGCGCTGGTGCGCCAGCTGCCATGTCGTGGCGAACGGCCAGACCCAGGCGAGCGCCGACGTCCCCTCTTTCGCGTCCGTTGCGCGCAGGCCCGACTTCAGTTCGGAAAGGCTCGCCTTTTTCTTGCTAGATCCGCACCCGAAGATGCCGAATTTCCCCTTGAGCCGGACTGAAGCCGGCGACATCGCGGCCTACATCGCATCGCTGCGTTAG
- a CDS encoding VWA domain-containing protein, producing the protein MRENIHRFFRAARGAGVHVSPAESIDAMRAVAQVGVSDRTILRDALLLTLAKSQDEKLALGDCFDLFFSQPEPRQEQPEADGNDVSENADQSPSSDEASDANGGSPPAELGPLAQMLLSQDRNAITAAIASASGAASLSDIRYSTQRGIFSSRILDAMGLQRLRDDLDELTATNPALAERLRAALDGLREAVRDTVAQGLALYAREEAENLRNEILRNAPLARIERRHVAEMRALIRQIARRLRERYSKPRKRQRRGHLDVRRTLRRNAAWGGIPFLTAWKRKHRDRPKIVALCDVSGSVAQVSDFFLLLIHSLHEVVDDVHSFAFSSHLIEVSDILEKKSPEEAMAEIMSKVGFGSSDYGSSLADFEKEFMSALTPQTTVIVLGDARSNNLDPRADILRRISERSKRLVWLNPEGRLAWGFGDSEMPRYATFCSVVRQCATAQQLERAVSDIVATYQ; encoded by the coding sequence ATGCGCGAGAATATCCATCGTTTCTTCCGTGCGGCACGGGGCGCCGGCGTCCATGTCTCGCCTGCCGAAAGCATCGATGCGATGCGCGCGGTCGCACAGGTCGGCGTTTCCGACCGGACCATCCTGCGCGATGCGCTCCTTCTGACGCTCGCCAAGTCGCAGGACGAAAAGCTCGCGCTCGGTGACTGTTTCGATCTGTTCTTCAGCCAGCCGGAGCCGCGGCAGGAACAGCCTGAAGCCGACGGCAACGATGTTTCGGAGAACGCGGATCAATCTCCGTCGTCTGACGAGGCCAGCGATGCGAACGGCGGTTCGCCTCCCGCAGAATTGGGTCCCCTCGCGCAGATGCTGCTGTCTCAGGATCGCAACGCGATCACCGCCGCGATCGCCAGCGCCTCAGGGGCGGCCTCCCTGTCCGACATCCGCTACTCCACCCAACGCGGCATCTTCTCCAGCCGCATCCTCGACGCCATGGGGCTCCAGCGGCTACGCGACGATCTCGACGAGCTGACCGCGACCAATCCGGCACTGGCCGAGCGGCTGCGCGCCGCGCTCGATGGCTTGCGCGAAGCCGTTCGCGACACCGTCGCGCAGGGGCTTGCGCTCTATGCCCGCGAGGAGGCCGAGAACCTCCGCAATGAGATTTTGCGCAACGCGCCGCTTGCCCGCATCGAGCGGCGCCATGTCGCGGAGATGCGCGCTCTCATCCGCCAGATCGCACGGCGCCTGCGCGAGCGCTATTCGAAACCGCGCAAGCGCCAACGGCGCGGTCATCTCGACGTCCGCCGCACGCTGCGCCGCAATGCCGCCTGGGGCGGCATCCCCTTTCTCACGGCCTGGAAGCGCAAGCATCGCGACCGGCCGAAGATCGTAGCACTCTGCGACGTCTCGGGGTCGGTCGCACAGGTCTCGGATTTCTTCCTGCTCCTGATCCACTCGCTGCACGAGGTCGTCGACGACGTCCATTCCTTCGCCTTCTCCTCGCATCTGATCGAAGTCAGCGACATCCTCGAGAAGAAATCGCCGGAAGAAGCGATGGCCGAGATCATGTCCAAGGTCGGCTTCGGCTCCTCCGACTACGGCTCGTCGCTGGCCGATTTCGAGAAGGAGTTCATGAGCGCGCTGACGCCACAGACCACGGTGATCGTGCTAGGCGATGCCCGCAGCAACAATCTCGATCCGCGCGCCGACATCCTGCGCCGCATCTCCGAGCGCTCGAAGCGACTGGTGTGGCTCAATCCCGAGGGACGTCTCGCCTGGGGCTTTGGCGATTCCGAGATGCCGCGCTATGCGACCTTCTGCAGCGTGGTGCGCCAGTGCGCCACCGCGCAGCAGCTCGAGCGCGCCGTGTCCGATATTGTGGCGACTTATCAGTAG
- a CDS encoding quinone oxidoreductase, whose translation MTHAIRFHKTGGPDVLVWEEVSVGKPGPGEARIRHTAVGLNFVDIYNRSGLYPVQLPSGLGSEAAGVVEEVGAGVTDLKPGDRVAYGASPLGAYSEARLIPADRLLKLPDGVDDKTAAAMMLKGLTTQYLIRQTYRVKAGDTILLHAAAGGVGLILCQWAKHLGATVIGTVSNDEKAKLAKAHGCDHVIIYSREDFVKRVDEITGGKKVPVVYDSVGKDTFLKSLDCLAPLGVAALFGASSGAVEPLNLGLLAQKGSLYVTRPTLFTYAAKRESLVAMAGELFDVVKSGAVKIEVHQTYPLKDAAKAHADLAARKTTGSTVLTV comes from the coding sequence ATGACGCATGCCATTCGCTTTCACAAGACTGGTGGTCCGGACGTGCTGGTCTGGGAGGAGGTCAGTGTCGGCAAGCCCGGACCGGGCGAGGCGCGCATCCGCCACACCGCCGTCGGTCTCAACTTCGTCGACATCTACAACCGTTCGGGCCTTTACCCGGTGCAGCTGCCGAGCGGGCTTGGTAGCGAGGCTGCTGGTGTCGTCGAGGAGGTCGGGGCCGGTGTCACCGATTTGAAGCCGGGCGATCGCGTGGCCTACGGCGCCTCGCCCCTCGGGGCCTATTCCGAGGCGCGGCTGATCCCGGCCGACCGACTGCTGAAGCTGCCGGACGGTGTCGACGACAAGACCGCGGCGGCGATGATGCTGAAGGGGCTCACCACGCAATATCTGATCCGGCAGACCTATCGCGTGAAGGCCGGCGACACCATCCTGCTGCATGCGGCCGCCGGTGGCGTCGGCCTGATTCTCTGCCAGTGGGCCAAGCATCTCGGCGCGACCGTGATCGGCACGGTCAGCAACGACGAGAAGGCCAAGCTCGCAAAGGCGCATGGCTGCGACCATGTCATCATCTATAGCCGCGAGGATTTCGTGAAGCGCGTGGACGAGATCACAGGCGGCAAGAAGGTGCCGGTGGTTTATGACTCCGTCGGCAAGGACACGTTTCTGAAGTCGCTCGACTGCCTCGCGCCGCTGGGCGTCGCCGCGCTGTTCGGTGCGTCCTCCGGCGCCGTCGAGCCGCTCAACCTTGGTCTGCTAGCGCAGAAGGGCTCGCTCTACGTCACCCGGCCGACGCTGTTCACCTACGCCGCCAAGCGTGAGAGCCTGGTCGCGATGGCAGGCGAGCTGTTCGACGTCGTCAAGTCCGGCGCGGTCAAGATCGAGGTGCACCAGACCTATCCACTGAAGGACGCCGCCAAGGCGCATGCCGATCTCGCCGCGCGCAAGACCACGGGATCGACCGTCCTCACGGTGTGA
- a CDS encoding MoxR family ATPase has protein sequence MAEQKPSTAIEAVESGLAAQGYIASRQIATAVYLSQQIEKPILVEGPAGVGKTELAKAIAAWRGLKMIRLQCYEGLDEAKALYEWKYAKQLLYTQILKDKLGEVLGGAQTLHAALNQLHDFGDVFFSKEFVEPRPLLQALEQPGGCVLLIDEIDKSDAEFESLLLEILSDFQVTIPELGTVSAITPPTVILTSNSERDLGDALKRRCLHLHIGFPEQRLEERIVESRVPGISQTLRRQMVGFIHEIRSLDLKKLPSVSETIDWARVLVLLQASELDTEIVKDTLNVLLKYEADIEAAQPQITTFIAKAARSNVFG, from the coding sequence GTGGCTGAACAGAAGCCCTCGACAGCGATCGAGGCAGTGGAGAGCGGCCTCGCCGCGCAAGGCTACATCGCGAGCCGGCAGATCGCGACCGCCGTCTATTTGTCGCAACAGATCGAGAAGCCGATCCTGGTCGAAGGACCCGCGGGCGTCGGCAAGACCGAGCTTGCCAAGGCGATCGCGGCCTGGCGCGGCCTGAAGATGATCCGCCTGCAATGCTACGAAGGCCTCGACGAGGCCAAGGCGCTCTATGAATGGAAATACGCCAAGCAGCTTCTCTACACGCAGATCCTCAAGGACAAGCTTGGCGAAGTCCTCGGCGGCGCGCAGACTTTGCACGCTGCACTTAATCAGCTCCACGATTTCGGTGACGTGTTCTTCTCCAAGGAGTTCGTCGAGCCGCGCCCGCTGCTGCAAGCGCTGGAGCAGCCGGGCGGCTGCGTGCTCCTGATCGACGAGATCGACAAGTCGGATGCGGAGTTCGAATCGCTGCTGCTGGAAATTCTCTCCGACTTCCAGGTCACGATCCCCGAACTCGGCACCGTCTCCGCGATCACGCCGCCAACGGTGATCCTCACCTCCAACAGCGAGCGCGATCTCGGCGACGCCCTGAAGCGGCGCTGCCTGCATCTGCACATCGGCTTCCCCGAGCAACGGCTCGAGGAGCGCATCGTCGAGAGCCGCGTCCCCGGTATTTCGCAGACGCTGCGGCGGCAGATGGTCGGCTTCATCCACGAAATCCGCTCGCTGGACCTGAAGAAGCTGCCTTCGGTCAGCGAGACCATCGACTGGGCCCGCGTGCTGGTGCTCTTGCAGGCCTCGGAGCTCGACACCGAGATCGTCAAGGACACGCTCAACGTGCTCCTGAAATACGAGGCCGACATCGAGGCGGCTCAGCCTCAGATTACGACCTTCATTGCCAAGGCAGCACGATCCAACGTCTTCGGTTGA
- a CDS encoding GcrA family cell cycle regulator gives MEPGHWPSEHSDALRDYLLKGMSYTEIGRQINARFGTAYTRNAVVGRAKRLGLIVQVRTTSPSIVPVLPSGACLILPHRPALLNLPPKSAMKPAAQIKLRCVGVQPRLVPLVELAGEDCRYPYGGDKDGEEITFCGHPSEPGSSYCTPHARLTRRAGAGSARVAGPVVLRLVSAA, from the coding sequence ATGGAACCGGGCCATTGGCCGTCGGAGCACTCCGACGCGCTTCGCGACTATCTTCTCAAGGGAATGTCTTATACGGAGATCGGAAGACAGATTAATGCAAGGTTTGGAACGGCTTACACGCGCAATGCGGTGGTCGGCCGCGCCAAGCGGCTCGGGCTGATCGTGCAGGTGCGGACGACGAGCCCGTCGATCGTGCCGGTGCTGCCGTCTGGAGCCTGTCTTATCCTCCCGCACCGTCCCGCGTTACTGAACCTGCCTCCGAAATCCGCGATGAAGCCTGCCGCGCAGATCAAATTGCGCTGCGTCGGCGTCCAGCCGCGCCTGGTCCCGCTGGTCGAACTCGCTGGCGAGGACTGTCGCTATCCCTATGGCGGCGACAAGGACGGGGAGGAGATTACCTTCTGCGGCCATCCAAGTGAGCCGGGCTCGAGCTATTGCACGCCGCATGCGCGCCTGACGCGCCGCGCCGGAGCTGGCTCCGCGCGCGTCGCCGGCCCGGTCGTGCTGAGGCTGGTCTCCGCCGCCTGA
- a CDS encoding dicarboxylate/amino acid:cation symporter: MSTIAAAPAAEPKPLYTSLFVQVLAALILGIILGVAVPDFAISLKILSDAFLKLISMIVAPIVFCVVVHGIAGAGDLKKVGRVGVKALVYFEVMTTVALVVGLILAYTFGPGHGMNIDPSTLDAKALNSYADNAHKLQGGGIGSFLLNVIPSTSFDALSRNDVLQVLFFAVLFGVGLALVGGEKGKLVTSMIDAASTVLFRVMGLIVRVAPLGVLGAVAYTVGKYGVGSLKQLVSLVALFYVSVGIFVLGVLGGVMALAGINILKFLAYLREELTIVLATASSDAVLPQIMKKLERMGVKDSVVGLVIPTGYSFNLDAFSIYLTLAVVFIAQATNTPLSFGDLLLVLGVSLITSKGAHGVPGSAIVILAATLNAVPSIPAIGLVLVLSVDWFIGMARAVGNLTGNCVATVVVAAWEGDLDRAKAAKVLDGGELVDVTAG; the protein is encoded by the coding sequence ATGTCGACCATTGCCGCGGCCCCGGCCGCCGAGCCGAAACCGCTCTATACATCGCTGTTCGTCCAGGTCCTGGCCGCGCTGATCCTTGGTATTATCCTCGGCGTGGCCGTGCCGGATTTTGCCATCTCCCTCAAGATTCTGAGCGACGCCTTCCTGAAGCTGATTTCGATGATCGTGGCGCCGATCGTGTTCTGCGTCGTCGTGCACGGCATTGCCGGCGCGGGCGACCTCAAGAAGGTCGGACGGGTCGGCGTCAAGGCGCTGGTCTATTTCGAGGTGATGACCACAGTCGCACTCGTGGTAGGTCTCATCCTGGCCTACACTTTCGGCCCCGGCCATGGCATGAACATCGATCCCTCGACGCTGGACGCCAAAGCGCTCAATAGCTATGCCGATAACGCCCACAAGCTTCAGGGCGGCGGCATCGGCTCCTTCCTCCTCAACGTGATCCCGAGCACCTCGTTCGACGCGTTGTCGCGCAACGACGTGCTCCAGGTACTGTTTTTCGCCGTGCTGTTCGGCGTAGGCCTCGCACTGGTCGGCGGCGAGAAGGGCAAGCTCGTCACGTCGATGATCGATGCCGCCTCGACCGTGCTGTTCCGCGTCATGGGGCTTATCGTCCGCGTTGCTCCACTTGGCGTGCTCGGCGCAGTCGCCTACACCGTCGGCAAATACGGCGTCGGCTCGCTCAAGCAGCTCGTCTCACTGGTGGCGCTGTTCTACGTCTCGGTCGGCATCTTCGTGCTGGGCGTGCTCGGCGGCGTCATGGCGCTTGCCGGCATCAACATTCTCAAATTCCTCGCCTACCTGCGCGAGGAGTTGACGATCGTGCTCGCGACCGCCTCGTCCGACGCCGTGCTGCCGCAGATCATGAAGAAGCTGGAGCGGATGGGCGTGAAGGATTCCGTCGTCGGCCTCGTCATTCCGACCGGCTATTCCTTCAATCTCGACGCGTTCTCGATCTACCTGACGCTTGCGGTCGTCTTCATCGCGCAGGCGACCAACACGCCGCTTTCCTTCGGCGACCTCCTGCTCGTGCTCGGCGTCTCCCTGATCACGTCGAAAGGCGCGCATGGTGTGCCTGGCTCTGCGATCGTGATTCTGGCGGCGACGCTGAACGCGGTGCCGAGCATCCCCGCGATCGGCCTCGTGCTGGTTTTGTCGGTCGACTGGTTCATCGGCATGGCACGCGCGGTCGGCAACCTCACCGGCAATTGCGTTGCGACCGTGGTGGTGGCCGCCTGGGAAGGCGACCTCGACCGCGCCAAGGCGGCCAAGGTCCTCGACGGTGGTGAGCTTGTGGACGTGACGGCGGGGTAA